From the genome of Mustelus asterias unplaced genomic scaffold, sMusAst1.hap1.1 HAP1_SCAFFOLD_3645, whole genome shotgun sequence:
cagatcacaacaactcgctgtgtgtccaaaataaaattcccctcatctcccccccctctggttctttccccgattctcttcaatctgtgtcccctctggttaccgagcctcctgtcactggaaacactttctcctcattcactccatccaaacccccccctccccctcgtgattctgaacgcctcgattcaatctccccctgAACCTTCTCCGCTCCGAGGGGAACGTTCCCagcttctccctgtctctccgTGTGAAATAAAGCCCCCTCATccttggtggaggttacagagatagggaggggggtaggggctggaggaggttacagagatagggagaggtgtaggggctggaggaacttacagagatagggaggggtgtaggggctggaggaggttacagagatagggaggggtgtaggggctggaggaggttacagagatagggaggggtgtcggggatggaggaggttacagagatagggaggggtgtaggggctggaggaggatacagagatagggagggggtgtaggggctggaggacgttacagagatagggaggggtgtaggggcaggaggaggttacagagatagggaggcgtgtcggggctggagaagtttacagagatagggaggggtgtaggggctggaggaggttacagagatagggaggggtgtaggggctggaggaggttacagagatagggaggggtgtaggggctggaggaggttacagagatagggaggggtgtaggggctggaggaggttacagagatagggaggggtgtaggggctggaggaggttacagagatagggaggggtgtaggggctggaggaggttacagagatagggagggggtgtattgCGGGGTTGCGGGAGTCAATGATGAGGACCGGAGGGGGAAAGTTCCGTCAGGTGGAAGGGGTTTGGCGTTTAGAGGTGTTTTTGGCATGGGTCAGCGTGAGGAGGGTGTTGGGGATGGGGGCGatgtgaggagggggctgggggttcGGCGCGTGTTCGCGGTTCGGAGCGGGTTACGGGGAGCGGGTTACGGGGAGCGGGTTACGGGGAGCGGGTTACGGGGAGCGGGTTACGGGGAGCGGGTTACGGGGAGCGGGTTACGGGGTTCAGCGCGGGTTCGGGGTTCGCAGGGGTTTACGGGGAGCGGGCTACGGGGAGCCGGTTAGTGGGTGCGGGTTACAGGTCGCGGGGAGAGGGTCACGGGGAGAGGGTCGCGGGGAGAGAGTCACGGGGAGAGGGTCACGGGGAGAGGGTCGCGGGGAGTGTTTCGGGGGTTCAGAGCTGACGTTAATTATTTTTCACTTACAGTGCGATGAGAAGGATTGCAATCATAGGGAACATGATCATTTCAGCCACTCTCCACTTCTCAGCGACCTGCGGGTCGCTCCCCTCGATCGCTcgtctcttcctcttcctctgctGTGTCTCCGAGTCTGGAACATACAGAGACTTAGCGGGTGCCTGTCTGCGGGGCTCAGACTAACCTCTCACATCGGagctccaactccctccccacaATGTGGATGTTAAATACAGACACAGCCGCAATCAGCCACAACACCAACTGTGAGCGCACAGACTGTCTGTACCCCAGGGAAACACGAGGAGTGAGCCAGAGATGGAGAGAGCCAGAGGTCGAGCGAGCCAGAGGTCGAGCGAGCCAGAGGTCGAGCGAGCCAGAGGTCGAGCGAGCCAGAGGTCGAGCGAGCCAGAGGTCGAGCGAGCCAGAGGTCGAGCGAGCCAGAGGTCGAGCGAGCCAGAGGTCGAGCGAGTCAGAGGTCGAGCGAGTCAGAGGTCGAGCGAGCCAGAGGTAGAGAGAGCCAGAGgtagagagagccagagacacgGAAGatagggtgaggtccctgaggattggagggtagcaaatgtggtcccgttgtttaagaagggtagcagggataacccgggtaattataggtctgtgagcttgacgtccatggtagggaagttgttggagaggattctgagagacaggatgtatgcgcattgagaacggaacaatctcattagtgacagacagcatggttttgtaagagggaggtcgtgccttacaaatttggtggagttttttgaggaagtgtcaaaaacggttgacgaaggaagggccgtggatgtcgtctgtatggatttcagtaaggcatttgacaaagtccctcatggcaggttggttaagaaggttaaggctcatgggatacaaggagaagtggctcgatgggtggagaactggcttggccacaggagacagagggtaacagtcgaagggtcgttttccggctggaggtctgtgaccagtggtgttccgcagggctctgtcctgggacctctgctatttgtgatatatataaatgatttggaagaaggtgtaactggtgtaatcagcaagtttgcggatgacacgaggatggctggacttgcggatagcgaagagcattgtcgggcaatacagcaggatatagagaggctggaaaattgggcggagaaatggcagatggaatttaatccagataaatgcaaagtgatgcattttggaagaactaatgtaggggggagttatacaataaatggcagagccatcaggagtatagaaacacagagggacctgggtgtgcaagtccacaaatccttgaaggtggcagcacaggtggagtagattgtgaagaaggcatatggtatgcttgcctttataggacagggtatagagtataaaagctggagtctgatgttgcagctgtatagaacgctggttaggccacatttggagtactgcgtccagttctggtcgccacactaccagaaggacgtggaggctttagagagagtgcagagaaggtttaccaggatgttgcctggtatggaggggcttagctatgaggagagattgggtaaactggggttgttctccctggaaagacggagaatgaggggagacctaatagaggtgtacaagattatgaagggtatagacagggtgaatggtgggaagctttttcccaggtcggaggtgatgatcacgagggggggaggggacacggcgggggggggggggggagacggcggagggtggggggggaggggagacgccggggggggaggggagacggcggggggaggggagactgcggggggggggaggggagacggcggggggggggaggggagacggcggggggggaggggagacggcgaggggaggggagacggcggggggggggagggagacggtgggaggggaggggagacggcggggggggggaggggagatggcgggggagggaggggaaacggcggggggggaggagagatggcgggggggaggggagatggcggggggggaggggagactggggggggaggggggaaggcggagggggaggggggaaggcggagggggaggggggaaggcggagggggagggggaaggcggggggggagggggaaggcggggggagtggggaaggcagggggaggggagaaggtggggggaggggagaaggtgggggggaggggagaagggggaggcgagaaggcgggggggaggggggaaggcgggggggaggggagaagggggaggggagaaggcggggcagaggggagaaggcgggggggaggggggaaggcggggggaggggggaatctggggggaaagggggaaggcaggggggaggggggaaggcggggggcaggggggaagggggggggaggggggaaggcgtggggagCCGGGAAGCCAGGGGGAgccgggaaggcgggggggagcggggaaggcTGGGAGGGGGGAAGGCGGAGGATagaaggtgagggaggagatagggagagggaagggggaagcgaGCGAAgacggggagagcgagagagagaaaaggagagagagcgcGGTCGGGTGAGAGGGAAACGCGGTGAGAATCACAGTTGTGTGTTATATCGGTCGAGATTGCAGAGGAGCCGGCTCCTGCCCTCTGCTCCTGCCCTCTGCTCCTGCCCTCTGCTCCTGCCCTCTGCTCCTGCCCTCTGCTCCTGCCCTCTGCTCCTGCCCTCAGTAATAGTTTCTTCACACAGTTTGACCGTTACTCTGTTCACCACCCCATTGCCAGCAGAAAGTGCGATCAGCAGATATTCGATCCAGCTCGCCACATTCCCGAGCACAGCGTCCTTACCTTGACAGATCGTTGGCGAGTTGCCAGCTGATAGATTTGATGGTACAGTTCGAGCAGTGCAACACCTGAACCGGATACTCATGGTCTGCAGATAAATAACTGGCATTACATTGAGTGATTCGAGCTCATTCTGAAACAAGGCTCTTAAATCGGAGTGAGGGTAACTACGAGGGGCAAGTCGGTGGAGagtgggaacatagaacattccagcgcagtacaggcccttcggccctcgatgttgcgccgaccagtgaaaccaatctaaagcccctctaacctacactattccaatatcatccatatgtttatcccaaTCACCATTTTAAATGCCCTTAACAGGAAACAGGCAAAAAACTCTGCCAGATAAACGGCTGGAATTTATACAAGCGTTACATCTCTGAGGATGTAAAACCCATCCTGGAATGTGGCTTCTGAAAGAAGTTAAAGATTGCATTGGATCGAAGGAAGTGGCTGCCGTGGTTACCAGGAAGAGCAGTAAGGCTGAGGATTGCAGCAAGCAAGTTAGAATCCAACACAGGACCAagaaactgagagagaaagaggaatgaGTGCACATCACATATAACCCTCTTTgtttgtgggaaggaaaaggttaGCGAGATCGAATGTAAGCCCCTGGGATACTGCAGCTATAcaggaccctcgtcagaccccacttggagtactgtgctcagttctggtcgcctcattacaggaaggatgtggaaaagattgaaagggtgcagaggagatttacaaggatgttgcctggattgagtggcatgccttatgaggataggctgagggagctcggtgttttctccttggagagacgaaggatgagaggaaacctaatagaggtgtataagatgttgagaggcatagatcgggtggactctcagaggctttttcccagggtggaaatggctgctacgagaggacacaggtttaaggtgctggggggtaggtacaggggagatgttagggtaagtttttcacacagagggtggtgggcgagtggaatcggctgccgttagtggtggtgggaggcgaactcaatagggtcttttaagagactcctggatgagtacatggagcttaataggatggagggttataggtagacctaaagccagggatatgttcggcacaacttgtggggccgaagggctgtagtttttctatgtcctATGACACAGGAGAAATTATAAGAGAACAGGGAATAACGGAGGAACTGAATGGTTACTGGGGAATCGAGGGGCCTGTGAAGATGAGAACTGAGCACGACTGGTGTCCGAGGTAGCACTGGAAAGTTAACTGGACTAAGGGCGCTAAGTCCCCTGGAATCAGATGACCTTCATTCCCAGAGTGTTGAAGGaggtggctggagagatggtggatGCAATGGTGGCTATCTTCCTGAAATCCGATTGATACAGCAGAGGTTTTCCGCGGactggagggtggtaaatgtgacCCTGCGAtttaa
Proteins encoded in this window:
- the LOC144490699 gene encoding uncharacterized protein LOC144490699, with translation MSIRFRCCTARTVPSNLSAGNSPTICQDSETQQRKRKRRAIEGSDPQVAEKWRVAEMIMFPMIAILLIALVAVLIVILLWLKQTRENTAQCNVGFRYLKDDRVVPSYR